One segment of Streptosporangium brasiliense DNA contains the following:
- a CDS encoding response regulator transcription factor yields MRVLVVEDEEFLAEMIAMGLRRDAITVDVALDGFSGLRKAQLGDYDVLVLDRDLPGLHGDEVLRRLVADGLLTRVLMLTAATAIPDRVAGLGLGADDYLTKPFAYDELLARVLALGRRARPALPPVIERAGIVLDTARRQAERHGRRLMLTRKEFAVLETLMRADGAVVSGEDLIEQVWEEHAGYNTNPVRVALSRLRAKLGDPQVVETVSGAGYRIALTPAAPKVGG; encoded by the coding sequence ATGCGCGTACTGGTGGTGGAAGACGAGGAGTTCCTGGCCGAGATGATCGCCATGGGTCTGCGCCGTGACGCGATCACGGTGGATGTCGCCCTCGACGGCTTCAGCGGGCTGCGCAAGGCGCAGCTCGGTGATTACGACGTACTCGTGCTCGACCGCGACCTGCCGGGCCTGCACGGCGACGAGGTCCTCCGCCGACTGGTCGCCGACGGCCTGCTCACCCGCGTCCTGATGCTCACCGCCGCCACCGCCATCCCCGACCGGGTCGCGGGCCTGGGCCTCGGCGCCGACGACTACCTCACCAAGCCGTTCGCCTACGACGAGCTCCTGGCCAGGGTCCTCGCGCTCGGCCGGCGTGCCAGGCCGGCGCTCCCCCCGGTCATCGAGCGGGCCGGAATCGTCCTGGACACCGCACGCCGCCAGGCAGAACGTCACGGCCGTAGGCTCATGCTCACCCGCAAGGAGTTCGCCGTCCTGGAGACCTTGATGCGGGCGGACGGCGCGGTGGTCAGCGGCGAGGACCTCATCGAGCAGGTGTGGGAGGAGCATGCGGGTTACAACACCAACCCGGTGCGGGTCGCACTCAGCCGGCTGCGGGCCAAACTCGGCGATCCGCAGGTCGTGGAGACCGTCTCCGGTGCCGGTTACCGCATCGCCCTCACCCCGGCCGCGCCGAAGGTCGGCGGGTGA
- a CDS encoding ATP-binding protein — MTVKTEISALVEQAAGGTLLIRGTAGSGKSTLLEEAAHGRRTLRTTGIETEYGLQAAALDRLLRPASLRNATDPFQAGEALIALLREGPRVVLVDDAHWLDRFSAAALVYAARRAHAEGVAIIFAADDDFDAPGVPELALPALDTAEAAELIADVELNPQVRERIVREAEGNPLALREFATALTTEQRLGRVIPPPLLAVRPRVLGRFGHRLATAVSEGSRPLLSLIAAERDGDLAAIMTAAAALGQTENDLAEAEGVLRVTGMRVEFRHPLDRAAAYYLVPLADRLRAHRLLSDAVHDPVRRLAHRLAATMTPDEKIAAELEDLARRADPLLAACIYDHAALLSAQPEQRTRRSGAAARRLLRAHDYERALPRLAGQESVQALLLAGDDDAALALATRQVARLREQGRCDALPEPLGRLARALIAAGRFSEARAAVEEATQIAADAAPTPGLLAEIAALEGSSDGLPGLLELGLGRFHEALPHLEARWRQPDTPMIAAADLVEAAIMAGRPERAAEPLARFPEWAERTGQDWAMAVALRIQALAGQGEQADDLLARAVHLHERGGRPFERARTALLYGQRLRRAHRTSQSRASAPSGRGTVRASRRRSVGHAGPCRTACGR; from the coding sequence ATGACGGTAAAAACGGAAATATCCGCGCTGGTGGAACAGGCGGCCGGCGGCACCCTGCTCATCCGAGGCACGGCGGGCTCGGGCAAGTCCACTCTGTTGGAGGAGGCCGCGCACGGTCGGCGGACGCTGCGCACCACCGGCATCGAGACCGAGTACGGCCTGCAGGCGGCAGCTCTCGACCGGCTCCTACGTCCCGCATCACTGCGCAATGCCACCGACCCGTTCCAGGCCGGGGAGGCGCTGATAGCACTGTTGAGGGAGGGCCCTCGGGTTGTCCTGGTCGACGATGCCCACTGGCTGGACCGTTTCTCCGCAGCCGCACTTGTCTACGCCGCGCGCCGAGCGCATGCCGAGGGTGTGGCGATCATCTTCGCGGCCGACGACGACTTCGACGCTCCCGGCGTACCGGAGCTGGCCCTGCCCGCCCTGGACACGGCCGAGGCAGCGGAGCTCATCGCCGACGTCGAACTGAACCCCCAGGTCCGCGAGCGGATCGTGCGGGAAGCGGAGGGCAACCCGCTCGCGCTGCGCGAGTTCGCCACAGCACTCACCACCGAGCAGCGTCTCGGCCGCGTAATACCGCCGCCCCTGCTCGCCGTACGGCCGCGTGTGCTCGGCCGGTTCGGCCACCGGCTGGCCACCGCGGTCTCCGAGGGCAGCCGCCCGCTCCTGTCCCTGATCGCCGCGGAACGCGATGGCGACCTCGCCGCCATCATGACGGCAGCGGCCGCGCTCGGCCAGACCGAGAACGACCTTGCGGAAGCAGAGGGCGTCCTGCGTGTCACGGGGATGCGGGTAGAGTTCCGGCACCCCCTGGACCGCGCCGCCGCCTACTATCTGGTCCCGCTCGCGGACCGGCTACGCGCGCACCGCCTGCTGTCCGACGCCGTACACGACCCGGTCCGCCGCCTGGCGCACCGGCTCGCGGCCACCATGACCCCGGACGAGAAGATCGCAGCAGAGCTCGAAGACCTCGCCCGCCGCGCCGATCCCCTACTGGCGGCCTGCATCTACGACCACGCCGCGCTCCTCAGCGCCCAGCCGGAACAACGCACCCGGCGCAGCGGCGCGGCCGCCAGGCGACTCCTGCGCGCCCACGACTACGAGCGGGCGCTGCCCCGCCTCGCCGGCCAGGAGAGCGTCCAAGCCCTGCTGCTGGCCGGAGACGACGACGCCGCCCTCGCTCTCGCCACCCGGCAGGTGGCGCGGCTGCGCGAGCAAGGCCGATGCGACGCGCTGCCAGAACCACTCGGCCGGCTGGCCCGGGCCCTGATCGCCGCAGGCCGGTTCTCCGAGGCCAGAGCAGCTGTCGAGGAGGCCACCCAGATCGCCGCTGACGCTGCTCCCACACCTGGCCTCCTCGCCGAAATCGCCGCCCTCGAAGGTTCCTCCGATGGTCTGCCCGGTCTGCTGGAACTCGGGCTCGGCCGGTTCCACGAGGCCCTCCCCCACCTGGAAGCGCGCTGGCGCCAACCGGACACTCCCATGATCGCCGCCGCCGACCTGGTAGAGGCAGCGATCATGGCCGGCAGGCCCGAACGCGCCGCCGAGCCGCTCGCCCGCTTCCCCGAATGGGCCGAGCGGACCGGCCAGGACTGGGCCATGGCGGTGGCACTGCGCATCCAGGCCCTGGCCGGCCAGGGCGAACAGGCCGACGACCTGCTAGCGCGCGCCGTGCACCTTCACGAGCGGGGCGGACGTCCCTTCGAGCGAGCCCGCACCGCTCTGCTGTACGGCCAGCGGCTCCGCCGAGCACACCGCACGTCCCAGTCGAGGGCATCCGCTCCGTCTGGCCGCGGAACTGTTCGAGCATCTCGGCGCCGCAGCGTGGGCCACGCGGGCCCGTGCCGAACTGCATGCGGCCGGTGA
- a CDS encoding GtrA family protein, which produces MPEPLHAFALKHRELLKFVVVGGTAFLVDNTIFYGLKLTVLEPKPVTAKIIAVLVATIVSYVLNREWSFRTRGGRERRHEAALFFLVSGVGLVLSSAPLWISRYVFRLETPDVSLVTQEIADFMSAQVIGTLIAMVFRFWALRKWVFPDEKARSGSVRLAPTPDSTDEAA; this is translated from the coding sequence TTGCCGGAACCGCTGCACGCATTTGCGCTGAAGCACCGTGAACTGCTGAAGTTCGTGGTGGTGGGTGGAACGGCCTTTTTGGTGGACAACACGATCTTCTATGGGCTGAAGCTGACCGTTCTGGAACCGAAGCCGGTGACCGCGAAGATCATCGCGGTGCTCGTGGCGACGATCGTGTCCTACGTGTTGAACCGCGAATGGTCGTTCCGGACCAGGGGCGGCCGCGAGCGCCGTCACGAGGCGGCGCTGTTCTTCCTGGTCAGTGGCGTCGGCCTAGTGCTCAGCTCCGCGCCGCTATGGATCTCCCGGTACGTATTTCGTCTGGAGACCCCGGATGTGAGCCTGGTGACGCAGGAGATCGCCGACTTCATGAGCGCGCAGGTCATCGGCACGTTGATCGCCATGGTCTTCCGCTTCTGGGCGCTCCGGAAGTGGGTCTTCCCCGACGAGAAGGCCCGGTCCGGCAGCGTGCGACTGGCTCCCACTCCCGATTCCACGGACGAGGCGGCTTGA
- a CDS encoding ABC transporter permease: MSGRRPALKPARLTPRDVLHTGSAGMRNRPMRVVLSALGIAIGIATMIAVVGISASSKEQLLQELDRLGTNMLVITPGEDLLTGKKVPLAEDAAGRVARIDGVEHVGATGQLPFSVRRSDKISGDITGGIAVQAASGDLLTTLRARMMSGTWLNGATGKYPSVVLGDVAAKRLGITAAGQQVYINGQYFTVLGIIGPLPLAPDIARSALVGWDVARSQLGFDGHPTTVYERSADVRVDAVHALIPRSVDPQTPHNVNVSDPSSGLQAKAAVEGAFSNLLPGLGGVALLVGGVGVANTMIISVLERRYEIGLRRSIGATRGQIRSQFITESLLLSGLGGAAGIVLGAAATGVYAASSGIPWVIPLWAVGGGLAATLVIGTVAGLYPAVRASRLSPTLALHAS, encoded by the coding sequence GTGAGCGGGCGGCGGCCGGCCCTGAAGCCGGCCAGGCTGACACCCCGGGACGTGCTGCACACCGGCTCGGCCGGGATGCGGAACCGCCCGATGCGGGTGGTGCTGTCTGCCTTGGGCATCGCGATCGGCATCGCCACGATGATCGCGGTGGTGGGAATCTCCGCGTCCAGCAAGGAGCAGCTTCTCCAGGAACTCGACAGGTTGGGTACCAACATGCTCGTCATCACCCCGGGCGAGGATCTCCTGACAGGGAAGAAAGTACCGCTGGCCGAGGACGCGGCGGGCCGGGTGGCGCGGATCGACGGTGTGGAACATGTCGGCGCCACCGGTCAGCTCCCCTTCTCCGTAAGGCGTTCGGACAAGATCTCCGGCGACATCACCGGCGGTATCGCGGTCCAGGCCGCGAGCGGGGACCTGCTCACCACCCTGCGGGCTCGCATGATGAGCGGCACCTGGCTGAACGGCGCCACCGGCAAGTACCCGTCCGTCGTCCTGGGCGATGTGGCCGCCAAGCGCCTCGGCATCACTGCGGCCGGCCAGCAGGTCTACATCAACGGGCAGTACTTCACCGTGCTCGGCATCATCGGCCCGTTGCCGCTGGCCCCCGACATCGCCCGCTCCGCGCTGGTCGGCTGGGACGTGGCCCGCTCCCAACTCGGCTTCGACGGCCACCCCACGACCGTCTACGAGCGCTCTGCCGACGTGAGGGTCGACGCCGTCCACGCCCTGATCCCGCGCTCGGTCGACCCGCAGACCCCGCACAATGTCAACGTCAGCGACCCCTCGTCCGGACTCCAGGCCAAGGCCGCCGTGGAGGGAGCCTTCAGCAACCTGCTGCCCGGCCTTGGAGGAGTGGCACTCCTGGTGGGCGGCGTGGGTGTCGCCAACACCATGATCATCTCGGTTCTCGAGCGTCGTTACGAGATCGGGCTCAGGCGCTCGATCGGCGCCACCCGCGGCCAGATAAGGAGCCAGTTCATCACCGAGTCGCTGCTGCTGTCCGGGCTCGGCGGCGCCGCCGGCATCGTCCTGGGTGCCGCCGCCACCGGCGTCTACGCGGCGAGCAGTGGCATCCCCTGGGTGATCCCGCTGTGGGCGGTCGGCGGGGGCTTGGCCGCCACGCTGGTCATCGGCACGGTCGCCGGCCTCTATCCCGCGGTCCGCGCTTCCCGCCTCTCCCCCACCCTGGCGCTGCACGCGAGCTGA
- a CDS encoding ABC transporter ATP-binding protein has product MSTAIRTAPPVVELSAVTKEYPGGVTALRGVNLTIERGELLAIVGPSGSGKSTLLHIVGTLDLPTAGSVRIAGYDAAALSDRKLSALRAQHIGFVFQAFHLVPGMSAQDNVAEGLLYSGLPRAERRKRAGEALERVGLGERLKHRPHELSGGQKQRVAIARAVVGEPDLLLADEPTGALDSASGEAVMELLHELNKEGATIAVITHDTEIAEMLPRRVRIRDGLVVEDAGNPVVASLLREDAR; this is encoded by the coding sequence ATGAGCACGGCCATCCGAACCGCGCCGCCGGTGGTCGAACTCTCCGCCGTCACCAAGGAGTACCCGGGCGGCGTCACCGCGCTGCGCGGGGTGAACCTGACCATCGAGCGGGGTGAACTCCTCGCGATCGTCGGGCCCTCGGGGTCGGGCAAGTCCACGCTGCTCCACATCGTCGGCACCCTCGACCTGCCGACGGCCGGGTCCGTGCGGATCGCGGGGTACGACGCGGCTGCGCTCAGCGACCGCAAGCTCTCCGCGCTGCGGGCCCAGCACATCGGGTTCGTCTTCCAGGCGTTCCACCTGGTGCCAGGCATGAGCGCCCAGGACAACGTGGCCGAAGGGCTGCTGTACTCCGGGCTGCCGCGCGCCGAACGCCGCAAGAGGGCGGGCGAGGCACTCGAACGGGTGGGGCTCGGCGAGCGGTTGAAGCACCGGCCTCACGAACTGTCCGGCGGGCAGAAGCAGCGGGTCGCCATCGCAAGGGCGGTTGTCGGCGAGCCCGATCTGCTGCTCGCGGACGAGCCGACGGGCGCGCTCGACTCGGCGTCCGGCGAGGCCGTCATGGAGCTGCTCCATGAACTCAACAAGGAGGGCGCCACCATCGCTGTCATCACTCACGACACGGAGATCGCCGAGATGCTGCCCCGCCGGGTCAGGATCCGCGACGGCCTGGTCGTCGAGGACGCCGGCAACCCCGTGGTGGCTTCCCTCTTGAGGGAGGACGCCCGGTGA
- a CDS encoding response regulator transcription factor, translating into MHAAGEHSASRADPLSQLTSQERRIVRPAAAGVSNREIASQLFISPRTVEYHLYKAYPKLGVASRHELHTVLR; encoded by the coding sequence CTGCATGCGGCCGGTGAGCACTCCGCTTCGCGAGCAGACCCGCTCAGCCAGCTCACCTCACAGGAACGCCGCATCGTCCGGCCGGCCGCAGCGGGCGTCAGCAACCGCGAGATCGCCTCACAGCTCTTCATCAGTCCGAGAACCGTGGAATACCACCTCTACAAGGCATATCCGAAACTCGGCGTCGCCTCCCGACACGAACTTCACACCGTGCTCAGATGA
- a CDS encoding TetR/AcrR family transcriptional regulator — MARRTQGTSAGLDRGRIAAAAVVLVDRDGLERFGIRRLAEELGVDPMSIYHHIKGKAALLDAISEAVLAEVAAGADDTPRGWEEITRWTAHRYREMAYRHPRVFPLLATRAQTSPVALAALERLVTAMREAGLPDQVVADAPLMLFGFLNGYLLAVLSGGPDGVGDMPAIDATVYPTMATLTPLQADFGSVAEFDRMLDAVLGGIRNRADRQGTR; from the coding sequence GTGGCCAGACGCACACAGGGCACGTCGGCGGGGCTCGATCGCGGGCGCATCGCGGCCGCCGCCGTCGTACTCGTCGACCGCGACGGCCTCGAGCGCTTCGGGATACGGCGGCTCGCGGAGGAGCTCGGGGTCGACCCGATGTCGATCTACCACCACATCAAGGGCAAAGCGGCGCTGCTGGACGCGATCTCCGAGGCCGTGCTCGCCGAGGTGGCGGCCGGCGCGGACGACACGCCCCGCGGCTGGGAAGAGATCACCCGCTGGACGGCGCACCGCTACCGGGAGATGGCCTACCGGCATCCCCGGGTGTTCCCGCTGCTGGCTACGCGCGCCCAGACCTCACCGGTGGCCCTCGCCGCCCTGGAACGACTGGTCACCGCGATGCGTGAGGCTGGGCTGCCCGACCAGGTGGTCGCGGACGCGCCGCTGATGCTGTTCGGCTTTCTCAACGGATATCTGCTGGCGGTCCTCAGCGGCGGGCCCGACGGGGTCGGTGACATGCCCGCGATCGACGCCACGGTGTACCCGACGATGGCCACCCTCACGCCCCTGCAGGCCGACTTCGGGTCTGTGGCGGAGTTCGACCGGATGCTCGACGCCGTACTCGGCGGGATCCGGAACCGGGCCGATCGACAGGGGACCCGCTGA
- a CDS encoding alkene reductase: MAKTLFDTVTVGKLDLPNRLAMAPMTRSRAAAGGLATELTAEYYAQRAGAGLIITEGVQPSVIGQGSIDTPGLHNAEQVKAWRRVTDAVHDRDGRIFAQLWHSGRVAHPSLYPDGRLPVAPSAVPSGGQMTARDGTMLDHPTPHALTVAEIAQTIADFAQAARNAIDAGFDVVELHGANGYLIQQFLSDNVNLRTDEYGDKIRFAVEVAHAVTEAIGPERTAIRLSPGNPYNNIEESDPMGVYTRLVRALHPDLAYVHLLEVGNRRVTEEVRAAWPGVLMLNPHSGTTPVYAGMHASPEAAEEALTVADVISLGALWLANPDLPERVRRGGPYNEPDRATFYGGDHEGCTDYPALS, translated from the coding sequence ATGGCCAAGACATTGTTTGACACCGTGACCGTCGGCAAGCTCGACCTGCCCAACCGGCTGGCGATGGCCCCGATGACCCGCAGCCGGGCCGCCGCCGGAGGGCTGGCCACGGAACTGACCGCCGAGTACTACGCCCAGCGCGCCGGCGCAGGACTGATCATCACCGAAGGCGTCCAGCCCTCCGTGATCGGGCAGGGTTCCATCGACACCCCGGGCCTGCACAACGCTGAGCAGGTCAAGGCGTGGCGCCGAGTGACCGATGCCGTGCACGACCGGGACGGCCGCATCTTCGCCCAGCTCTGGCACAGCGGCCGGGTCGCGCATCCCAGTCTGTATCCCGATGGCAGACTCCCCGTGGCGCCCTCGGCCGTCCCCTCAGGCGGGCAGATGACCGCGCGCGACGGGACGATGCTCGACCACCCCACACCGCATGCGCTGACCGTGGCGGAGATCGCTCAGACGATCGCCGACTTCGCCCAGGCCGCACGCAACGCCATTGACGCCGGGTTCGACGTGGTGGAACTGCACGGCGCCAACGGTTACCTGATCCAGCAATTCTTGTCCGACAACGTCAACCTGCGAACCGACGAGTACGGAGACAAGATCCGCTTTGCCGTCGAGGTCGCCCATGCCGTGACCGAGGCGATCGGCCCCGAGCGCACCGCCATCCGGCTGTCCCCGGGGAACCCGTACAACAACATCGAGGAAAGCGACCCGATGGGCGTCTACACCCGTCTGGTCCGCGCGCTCCACCCCGACCTGGCCTACGTGCACCTGCTGGAAGTCGGGAACAGGCGGGTCACCGAGGAGGTCCGCGCTGCCTGGCCCGGTGTGCTCATGCTCAATCCCCACTCCGGGACCACCCCGGTATACGCCGGGATGCACGCCTCGCCCGAAGCCGCAGAGGAGGCACTGACCGTCGCCGACGTCATCAGCCTGGGCGCCCTCTGGCTGGCCAACCCCGACCTGCCGGAGCGGGTACGGCGCGGCGGGCCGTACAACGAACCGGACCGAGCCACCTTCTACGGTGGGGACCACGAGGGCTGCACCGACTACCCCGCGCTGTCGTGA
- a CDS encoding sensor histidine kinase has translation MIRTRTGGWQALRRLRPATERARLTVLYGSLLLGAACVLVTVIYSLVQDGLDNRIGSAFSDVRPGIRVVPLATSEPQPGSLIPSDQAGEYAQTKMVGAAADATLSRLLTVSGIALAVFAAFSLLLAWWMAGRVLRPVGVITATARKLSGENLHQRIGLKSPPGELKELADTFDQMLDRIEQLVTAQRRFAANAAHELRTPLAVQRAAADIGLLDTDPERVRWIRSKLIEVADHSEHLIESLLLLAATDQGLERPEPVALDKTATNVAAELADEAGERGISVEITAAPTTVEGDPVLLAHLVRNLLGNALRYNEWGGIVRITLTAPDRTLTVANTGSLVPADEVPLLFEPFRRLHERRHTAGEGAGLGLSIVASIARAHGAAVTAEANPRGGLTVRVCFP, from the coding sequence GTGATCCGCACCCGCACCGGGGGATGGCAAGCGCTCCGCCGGCTGCGCCCCGCCACTGAGCGCGCCCGCCTCACCGTCCTGTACGGCAGCCTGCTGCTCGGCGCGGCGTGCGTGCTCGTCACGGTCATCTACTCCCTCGTCCAGGACGGGCTCGACAACCGCATCGGCAGCGCCTTCTCGGACGTGCGCCCGGGCATCCGGGTCGTCCCGCTCGCGACATCCGAACCCCAACCCGGCAGCCTGATCCCCTCGGACCAAGCCGGTGAGTACGCCCAGACCAAGATGGTCGGCGCCGCCGCTGACGCCACACTCAGCCGCCTGCTCACCGTCTCCGGCATCGCACTCGCCGTCTTCGCCGCATTCTCACTGTTGCTGGCCTGGTGGATGGCGGGCCGCGTGCTGCGCCCGGTCGGCGTGATCACCGCCACCGCCCGAAAGCTCTCCGGCGAGAACCTCCACCAGCGCATCGGCCTGAAGAGCCCGCCCGGCGAGCTGAAGGAACTGGCCGACACCTTCGACCAGATGCTGGACCGGATCGAGCAACTGGTCACCGCCCAGCGAAGGTTCGCCGCCAACGCCGCGCACGAACTGCGCACCCCGCTCGCCGTCCAGCGGGCGGCGGCCGACATCGGCCTGCTCGACACGGACCCCGAACGGGTGCGATGGATCCGCAGCAAGCTCATCGAGGTCGCCGACCACAGCGAACACCTCATCGAGTCGCTGCTGCTGCTCGCCGCCACCGACCAGGGACTGGAGCGACCCGAACCGGTCGCGCTGGACAAGACCGCAACGAACGTGGCCGCCGAACTCGCCGACGAGGCGGGGGAGCGCGGCATCTCCGTCGAGATCACGGCCGCGCCGACGACCGTCGAGGGCGACCCGGTGCTGCTCGCCCACCTCGTCCGCAACCTGCTCGGCAACGCCCTGCGCTACAACGAGTGGGGCGGCATCGTCCGGATCACCCTCACCGCCCCGGACCGTACGCTCACCGTCGCCAACACCGGGTCGCTCGTGCCCGCCGACGAGGTCCCTCTGCTCTTCGAGCCGTTCCGCCGCCTCCATGAACGTAGGCACACGGCGGGCGAGGGCGCCGGGCTCGGCCTGTCCATCGTCGCCTCCATCGCCCGAGCCCACGGCGCCGCCGTTACCGCTGAGGCCAACCCTAGGGGCGGCCTCACCGTGCGCGTGTGTTTTCCTTGA
- a CDS encoding peptidoglycan-binding protein, giving the protein MRGRTIAVTVAAVAAVTGGGFAVTGLVDQSDAKGSGQQQTELPPATAPITEGDLVSSTSVDGTLGYNKESKVNSGAAGTVTWISAAGAKIRRDDRLYAVDGKSVRLMYGTEPMYRSLRSGNSGNDVRQLKRNLRALGYGSGLVADNKFTPGTADAVKRWQRAHGLEETGETGPDQIAFAPGAVRVQSANAAVGDRTALGQRLLTTTGSGRVVRLQVKVAQAALAKVGKKVQVQLPDGTRTRGTVSSVGSTAKSGDDPNDKTPRIAVVVTFGDPGKVKGFDKSPATVRLKGETRKNVLSVPVGALLALDDGSFGVQVVENGKAREVKVKLGMFAQGRVEISGDGLRGGMRVGVPST; this is encoded by the coding sequence ATGAGGGGCCGCACCATAGCCGTCACCGTGGCGGCGGTCGCGGCCGTGACGGGTGGCGGCTTCGCCGTCACGGGCCTGGTCGACCAGTCGGACGCCAAGGGCTCCGGGCAGCAGCAGACCGAGCTGCCACCGGCCACCGCGCCGATCACCGAGGGCGACCTGGTCAGCAGCACCAGCGTGGACGGCACTCTGGGCTACAACAAGGAGAGCAAGGTCAACTCGGGTGCGGCCGGCACGGTGACCTGGATCAGTGCCGCCGGTGCCAAGATCAGGCGGGACGACCGGCTCTACGCCGTCGACGGCAAGAGCGTACGGCTGATGTATGGAACCGAGCCCATGTACCGGTCGCTCAGGAGCGGGAACTCGGGCAACGACGTCCGGCAGCTGAAGCGGAACCTGCGGGCGCTCGGGTACGGCAGCGGCCTCGTCGCCGACAACAAGTTCACGCCCGGCACGGCCGACGCGGTCAAGCGGTGGCAGCGGGCGCACGGGCTGGAGGAGACCGGCGAGACCGGTCCCGACCAGATCGCGTTCGCGCCCGGTGCGGTGCGGGTGCAGAGCGCGAACGCGGCGGTCGGCGACCGGACCGCGCTCGGGCAGAGGTTGCTCACCACCACCGGCTCGGGCCGGGTCGTACGGTTGCAGGTGAAGGTGGCGCAGGCGGCGCTGGCCAAGGTCGGCAAGAAAGTGCAGGTGCAGTTGCCTGACGGGACCAGGACACGCGGCACCGTCTCCTCGGTCGGGTCCACCGCGAAGTCCGGCGACGACCCCAACGACAAGACCCCCCGGATCGCCGTCGTGGTCACGTTCGGTGACCCCGGCAAGGTCAAGGGCTTCGACAAGTCGCCCGCCACTGTGCGGCTCAAGGGCGAGACCCGCAAGAACGTGCTGAGTGTGCCGGTCGGGGCGCTGCTCGCGCTGGACGACGGTTCGTTCGGGGTGCAGGTCGTCGAGAACGGCAAGGCCCGCGAGGTGAAGGTGAAGCTCGGCATGTTCGCGCAGGGCCGGGTGGAGATCTCCGGCGACGGGCTGCGGGGCGGCATGCGGGTCGGGGTGCCGTCGACATGA
- a CDS encoding alpha/beta hydrolase family protein → MRPLEILLSAANLLGLAIVAIPRLRALRRPGSVVPAALLLAAAQLLVEGPRWQLAPAYALTAILFLTWLTGVVRPSAVHVNRLVAGSAAGLGALAALVSILLATVMPVFRFPEPTGPYAIGTTTYHWVDAGRPELFTDAPDDHRELMAQVWYPAEPQPSAPRTPYIQDAEAVTSAMARLAGFPEPVFSQLRYVTTNAVTSARMAVDRPRYPVLISLTGLGGFRAASTFQIQELVSHGYVVVGLDQPGAAAMTRFPDGREIPGWPRDKIYPLISQSWTPRPDAPTLQGKALPDGIIPYFAQDVSFALDRLAGLNGADPDGILTGRLDLERAGVFGISWGGATGAEACANDQRLKACFIMDVQMTAHVVRAGLQQPVMFMTRDTDTFRLERERSGGWPEKEISETIETMTDVYQRLSGAGYYVEVPGLFHVDFTDVPVWSPVTPQLGLNGTIDAQRAHDIINAYSLAFFGKHLKGQSPSLLEGPSGRFPEARFMHHQGGLEQPSAAAPSR, encoded by the coding sequence ATGAGACCCCTGGAGATCCTGCTGTCGGCCGCCAACCTGCTGGGGCTCGCGATCGTGGCGATCCCCCGGCTACGCGCGCTGCGCCGGCCAGGCTCCGTGGTGCCCGCCGCGCTGCTCCTGGCGGCAGCGCAGCTCCTCGTCGAAGGCCCGCGCTGGCAGCTGGCCCCTGCCTACGCGCTGACCGCGATCCTCTTCCTGACCTGGCTGACCGGCGTCGTCCGGCCGAGCGCCGTGCACGTCAACCGACTGGTCGCCGGCTCAGCCGCCGGACTGGGTGCGCTGGCGGCCCTCGTCTCCATCCTCCTGGCGACGGTGATGCCCGTATTCCGTTTCCCCGAGCCGACCGGACCGTATGCGATCGGCACTACGACCTACCACTGGGTGGACGCAGGCCGTCCGGAGCTGTTCACCGACGCCCCCGATGATCACCGGGAACTCATGGCGCAGGTCTGGTATCCCGCCGAGCCTCAGCCGTCGGCGCCGCGCACCCCCTACATCCAAGACGCCGAGGCGGTGACGTCGGCGATGGCGCGCCTGGCCGGCTTCCCGGAGCCCGTCTTCAGCCAGCTCAGGTACGTGACCACCAACGCCGTCACGTCCGCTCGGATGGCGGTCGACCGCCCCCGCTACCCGGTGCTCATCTCCCTCACCGGGCTCGGCGGGTTCCGCGCCGCGAGCACCTTCCAGATCCAGGAGCTGGTCTCGCACGGTTACGTGGTCGTCGGGCTCGACCAGCCGGGCGCCGCCGCCATGACACGCTTCCCCGACGGGCGGGAGATCCCGGGGTGGCCCAGGGACAAGATCTATCCGCTGATCAGCCAGAGCTGGACGCCGCGGCCCGACGCGCCGACACTCCAGGGGAAGGCGCTTCCCGACGGCATCATCCCGTACTTCGCGCAGGACGTCAGCTTCGCGCTCGACCGGCTCGCGGGGCTGAACGGAGCCGACCCCGACGGCATCCTGACCGGCCGCCTCGACCTCGAGCGCGCCGGCGTCTTCGGGATCTCGTGGGGCGGCGCGACCGGTGCCGAGGCGTGCGCGAACGACCAGCGCCTCAAGGCGTGCTTCATCATGGACGTTCAAATGACGGCCCACGTCGTCAGGGCGGGCTTGCAGCAGCCAGTCATGTTCATGACCCGCGATACCGACACCTTCCGTCTCGAACGGGAGCGCAGCGGCGGCTGGCCGGAGAAGGAGATCTCCGAGACCATCGAGACCATGACCGACGTGTACCAGCGCCTGTCGGGCGCCGGCTATTACGTGGAGGTCCCTGGGTTGTTCCACGTCGACTTCACCGACGTCCCGGTCTGGTCACCGGTCACACCGCAGCTTGGCCTGAACGGGACGATCGACGCTCAGCGAGCACACGACATCATCAACGCCTACTCGCTCGCGTTCTTCGGCAAGCATCTCAAGGGACAGTCACCGTCACTGCTCGAAGGGCCGTCGGGCCGCTTCCCGGAAGCGCGGTTCATGCATCACCAGGGCGGGCTGGAGCAGCCGTCAGCCGCCGCGCCCTCTCGGTGA